Proteins encoded by one window of Lathyrus oleraceus cultivar Zhongwan6 chromosome 1, CAAS_Psat_ZW6_1.0, whole genome shotgun sequence:
- the LOC127088380 gene encoding uncharacterized protein LOC127088380 encodes MNKACISKLGWKLQNNNGEFWCDVIWGKYDQNDNIGDTSIKPMDLSLWKSIAKVWPDINKYSMWSVGNGKDVDAWNDFWINLNVCISGLQIDIPMHMQDAKVADIANEDVGWNWEELSH; translated from the coding sequence ATGAACAAGGCGTGTATCTCCAAACTTGGTTGGAAGCTCCAAAATAATAATGGGGAGTTTTGGTGTGATGTTATTTGGGGTAAGTACGATCAAAATGATAACATAGGAGATACTTCGATAAAGCCGATGGACTTAAGCCTTTGGAAAAGTATTGCTAAAGTTTGGCCGGATATTAATAAATACAGTATGTGGAGTGTTGGAAATGGAAAGGATGTGGATGCATGGAATGATTTTTGGATTAATCTGAACGTTTGCATATCTGGCCTTCAAATTGATATCCCCATGCACATGCAGGATGCTAAAGTTGCCGATATTGCTAACGAAGATGTTGGTTGGAATTGGGAGGAACTGAGTCATTAG